From Triticum aestivum cultivar Chinese Spring chromosome 4A, IWGSC CS RefSeq v2.1, whole genome shotgun sequence, a single genomic window includes:
- the LOC123087985 gene encoding uncharacterized protein: MHIESLGQKRAAGTYLAMFSLSRKRTLRSHPASVRKYSTGFSSARRPITPTMSIPTTPWLGKQEDSMQAAADKEMTIDLSVTKTKIRTTSQEQEDEENLGQAGTILLHRPPFDGS, encoded by the exons ATGCACATCGAATCGTTGGGTCAGAAGAGAGCTGCAGGTACATATTTGGCCATGTTTTCTCTGAGCAGGAAGAGGACACTGCGATCTCATCCCGCTTCAGTGCGTAAATACTCGACAG GGTTCAGTTCAGCAAGAAGACCAATTACCCCTACAATGTCCATTCCTACAACACCCTGGCTTGGCAAACAAGAAGACTCAATGCAGGCAGCTGCTGATAAGGAGATGACTATTGACCTCTCAGTAACGAAGACAAAAATACGCACAACAAGCCAAGAACAGGAAGATGAA GAAAATCTAGGGCAGGCAGGCACTATCCTTCTCCATAGGCCACCTTTCGacgggagctag